The following are from one region of the Arachis duranensis cultivar V14167 chromosome 10, aradu.V14167.gnm2.J7QH, whole genome shotgun sequence genome:
- the LOC107470874 gene encoding uncharacterized protein LOC107470874 yields MDMKKNWLSSSVTNSRESIRLGRSYTKPHYRSYYSSASGNNCEGSNSKRVWKIIWRKLKRDKKKVYVSPAAATARDGVYDPETYSMNFDHGMGWMEPDNLPRSFSARYADPSRLILPPKDLLT; encoded by the coding sequence atggatATGAAGAAGAATTGGTTGAGTTCAAGCGTTACTAATTCAAGAGAGAGCATAAGGTTGGGTAGAAGCTATACAAAACCACACTATAGAAGCTATTATTCATCAGCAAGTGGCAATAATTGTGAAGGAAGCAACTCAAAGAGAGTTTGGAAGATTATTTGGAGGAAGCTAAAGAGGGACAAGAAGAAAGTTTATGTTTCTCCGGCAGCTGCGACGGCGAGGGATGGTGTTTATGATCCGGAAACTTACTCCATGAATTTCGATCATGGAATGGGGTGGATGGAACCCGACAACCTCCCCCGGTCGTTCTCGGCGAGGTATGCCGATCCTTCTAGGTTGATCTTGCCGCCAAAAGATTTGTTGACTTGA
- the LOC107470973 gene encoding protein ROLLING AND ERECT LEAF 2, with protein sequence MGCAQSKIDNEESVARCKDRKALMKEAVAARNAFAAGHSGYAVALKHTGAALSDYAHGETNLAEHLDNTTNNHQHPPPPPPPLSAADNPQPPPPPPIDDTLPPPPPPLPSFSPSPVPLKRAVTMPPAIATQHRRNIAAGMDATGAIAEEDEGEQQQNNVSKKNGGSGDALPSSPPRTPELKAVPPMPEAKGMAWDYFFMVDNMPGPSLGDGEDDDVINEEEEEEVVEESEHVNVRKKNGVIMEEEVEPKTPENVKEKGGVVVMEDHHDLEISEATHIEHSKTAPADFRRAMKVVVPSVTLLQILTLLDDHFLKASESSQEVNKMLEATRLHYHSNFADNRGHIDHSARVMRVITWNRSFRGVSNGGDGAKDDFDSEEYETHATVLDKLLAWEKKLYEEVKQGELMKFEYQRKVAILNKQKKRGASAESLEKTKAAVSHLHTRYIVDMQSMDSTVSEVNHIRDAQLYPKLVALVNEMANMWETMCMHHDSQLKIVMDLKSVDISQAPKETTKPHYDRSVQLLNVVQEWHSQFEKLVTHQKQYIQALHSWLKLNLIPIESNLKEKISSPPKAQNPPIQTLLLAWHDYVDKLPDELAKSAISSFAAVIKTIINQQEEEMKLKEKWEETRKEYLRKNQAFEEWYQKYLLRRGSEEADHERGEEVNTNNPVSEKQFVVESLKKRLEEEVEAHQKLCLQVREKSLQSLKTRLPELFRALSDYAHASADAYQKLKAVTQSQEGGTA encoded by the exons ATGGGCTGCGCGCAATCTAAGATCGATAATGAGGAATCAGTGGCAAGGTGTAAAGACCGGAAAGCCCTTATGAAAGAAGCGGTTGCCGCCCGAAACGCCTTCGCCGCCGGTCACTCTGGTTACGCCGTCGCACTCAAGCACACCGGCGCCGCCCTCAGCGACTACGCCCACGGCGAGACCAACCTCGCCGAACACCTTGATAACACCACCAACAACCACCAACATCCGCCTCCGCCTCCTCCGCCTCTCTCCGCCGCGGACAATCCCCAACCGCCGCCTCCTCCTCCCATAGACGACACCCTTCCTCCGCCTCCTCCTCCGTTGCCGAGCTTCTCACCTTCTCCTGTCCCTCTTAAACGCGCCGTTACCATGCCCCCCGCCATCGCCACCCAGCACCGCCGTAACATCGCCGCCGGAATGGACGCCACCGGCGCCATTGCCGAAGAGGACGAAggagaacaacaacaaaataatgTCTCAAAGAAAAATGGTGGATCCGGTGACGCGCTGCCGTCGTCTCCGCCGAGGACGCCGGAGCTGAAGGCGGTTCCGCCGATGCCGGAGGCAAAAGGCATGGCCTGGGactattttttcatggtagatAACATGCCTGGCCCTTCTTTGGGTGATGGTGAAGATGATGACGTcatcaatgaagaagaagaagaagaagttgttgAAGAAAGTGAACATGTTAATGTTAGAAAGAAGAATGGTGTTATAATGGAGGAAGAGGTTGAACCTAAGACCCCTGAGAATGTTAAAGAAAAAGGTGGTGTTGTGGTTATGGAAGATCATCATGATTTGGAGATCTCAGAAGCTACGCACATTGAGCATTCAAAAACTGCACCTGCTGATTTCAGAAGAGCAATGAAGGTTGTTGTTCCAAGTGTTACTCTTTTGCAGATTTTGACCCTTCTTGATGATCACTTCCTCAAAGCTTCTGAGAGTTCTCAGGAAGTTAACAAGATGCTTGAGGCCACTAGGTTGCATTATCATTCCAATTTTGCTGACAATAGGG GTCACATTGATCATTCTGCGAGAGTTATGCGCGTGATCACTTGGAATAGGTCGTTTAGAGGCGTGTCGAATGGTGGTGACGGCGCCAAGGATGATTTCGATTCAGAAGAATATGAAACTCATGCCACTGTTTTGGATAAGTTGTTAGCATGGGAAAAGAAGCTTTATGAGGAGGTGAAG CAAGGCGAGCTTATGAAGTTCGAATACCAGCGAAAAGTCGCCATCCTAAACAAGCAGAAGAAACGCGGTGCCAGTGCTGAATCCTTGGAGAAAACCAAAGCTGCCGTAAGTCATTTGCACACGAGATATATAGTTGACATGCAGTCGATGGATTCAACAGTTTCCGAAGTGAATCATATCCGTGACGCACAGTTGTATCCGAAATTGGTTGCTCTTGTTAATGA GATGGCGAACATGTGGGAGACTATGTGCATGCATCACGACAGCCAGCTGAAAATCGTTATGGACCTCAAATCGGTTGATATTTCGCAGGCTCCTAAGGAAACAACCAAGCCTCATTACGACCGCAGCGTGCAACTTCTGAATGTTGTTCAAGAATGGCATTCTCAATTCGAGAAGCTTGTGACTCACCAGAAACAATACATACAAGCTCTTCATAGCTGGCTCAAGTTGAACCTCATCCCTATCGAAAGCAACCTAAAAGAGAAAATCTCGTCCCCACCCAAAGCCCAGAATCCTCCAATCCAAACCCTCCTCCTTGCTTGGCATGACTACGTTGACAAGCTCCCCGATGAGCTAGCGAAATCCGCCATTTCCTCCTTCGCTGCCGTGATCAAGACGATCATAAATCAGCAagaggaagagatgaagctAAAGGAGAAATGGGAGGAAACCAGAAAGGAATACTTGCGGAAAAACCAAGCGTTCGAGGAATGGTACCAGAAGTATTTACTCCGGCGAGGGTCCGAGGAAGCAGATCACGAAAGAGGAGAGGAAGTAAACACAAACAACCCTGTCTCGGAGAAGCAATTCGTCGTTGAGAGCTTGAAGAAGAGACTGGAAGAGGAAGTCGAAGCTCACCAAAAACTGTGTCTTCAGGTTCGAGAGAAGTCACTACAAAGTCTCAAAACTCGCCTGCCTGAGCTCTTCCGCGCGCTATCGGACTATGCTCATGCGAGCGCCGACGCATACCAGAAACTCAAGGCAGTCACACAATCACAAGAAGGTGGCACAGCATGA